In a single window of the Zea mays cultivar B73 chromosome 5, Zm-B73-REFERENCE-NAM-5.0, whole genome shotgun sequence genome:
- the LOC103626405 gene encoding probable cation transporter HKT9, which translates to MPVRLHVLASTARHAASSSALVFRLVAFRLTPLLLHLSYFLAIDLLGFLALVLLRRSSPAAGAYRPRYVDVLFMSTSAVTVTGLATVEMEDLSASQLVVLTLLMLLGSEVFVSVLGLVLESSRQQRQQRGQSRRQDHAGRVIRPSSVTAAVRDEPDLEEAGNNINSQAPPSSSEDSSGDGDNHKERCRAVRSLALVLSAYMAAVLVAGSVLVFAYVATVPAARDVLARKRLGAALFSVSATVSSFTNGGLLPTNESMAVFAANRGLLLLLAGQILAGCTLLPVFLRLAVGATRWVARAVSAGRGGHDEELEPVSVDRSAAAAGFGHLLPSVPRAASLAATVVAVAAAAAALLCCMNWNSAVFAGLTPGEKVTNAVFMAVNVRQAGENSVDCSLVAPAVLVLFLAMMCIPASATLLSVHDSGSDRKRSGAGEAERKDGTEKKRRLSLNSMLLSPLACNAAAVMLACVTERRSIAGDPLNFSTFNVIFEVVSAYGNVGLSTGYACSRLLPAAAEATTACHDKPYSFSGWWSDQGKLLLVLLMLYGRLKCFHGQRRRG; encoded by the exons ATGCCTGTCCGGCTCCATGTCTTGGCCAGCACCGCGAGGCACGCCGCCAGCTCGTCAGCGCTCGTCTTCCGGCTCGTCGCCTTCCGCCTCACCCCGCTTCTGCTCCACCTGTCCTACTTCCTCGCCATCGACCTGCTCGGCTTCCTCGCCCTGGTGCTGCTCAGGCGAAGCAGCCCCGCCGCGGGGGCGTACCGTCCGCGCTACGTCGACGTGCTCTTCATGTCCACGTCCGCGGTCACGGTCACCGGGCTGGCCACCGTCGAGATGGAGGACCTGTCCGCCTCCCAGCTCGTCGTCCTCACCCTCCTCATGCTCCTGGGCAGCGAGGTGTTCGTCTCCGTGCTCGGCCTCGTCCTCGAGTCGTCGCGCCAGCAGCGACAGCAGCGCGGTCAGTCTCGTCGTCAGGATCACGCCGGCAGGGTAATAAGGCCGTCGTCGGTCACGGCCGCCGTCCGCGACGAGCCGGACCTCGAAGAGGCGGGTAATAATATTAATAGCCaggcgcctccgtcgtcgtctgaGGACTCGTCCGGCGACGGTGACAACCACAAAGAGAGATGCCGCGCCGTCAGAAGCCTAGCGCTCGTGCTCTCGGCCTACATGGCCGCGGTCCTCGTCGCCGGCTCCGTGCTGGTCTTCGCGTACGTGGCCACCGTCCCGGCCGCGCGCGACGTGCTGGCGAGGAAGCGCCTCGGCGCCGCGCTCTTCTCGGTGTCCGCCACCGTGTCGTCCTTCACCAACGGCGGCCTGCTCCCGACGAACGAGAGCATGGCGGTGTTCGCCGCGAaccggggcctgctgctgttgctcgcGGGGCAGATCCTGGCAGGCTGCACGCTGCTGCCGGTGTTCCTCAGGCTGGCGGTAGGCGCCACGAGATGGGTGGCGAGAGCGGTGTCCGCGGGGCGAGGAGGGCACGACGAGGAGCTCGAGCCCGTGAGCGTggaccggagcgccgccgccgcgggcttCGGCCACCTGCTGCCGTCCGTCCCGCGGGCGGCGTCCCTCGCCGCCACGGTGGTCGCCGTCGCGGCCGCCGCCGCGGCGCTCCTCTGCTGCATGAACTGGAACTCCGCGGTGTTCGCGGGGCTCACGCCCGGCGAGAAGGTCACCAACGCCGTGTTCATGGCCGTCAACGTGCGGCAGGCCGGGGAGAACTCCGTCGACTGCTCCCTCGTCGCGCCGGCCGTGCTGGTGCTGTTCCTCGCCATGAT GTGCATCCCGGCGTCAGCGACATTGCTGTCCGTGCACGACAGCGGCAGCGACAGGAAGAGGAGCGGCGCTGGAGAAGCAGAACGCAAGGATGGGAcggagaagaagagaagactgtcGCTGAACAGCATGCTGCTGTCGCCGCTGGCCTGCAACGCCGCAGCGGTGATGCTCGCCTGCGTCACCGAGAGGCGATCGATCGCCGGCGACCCGCTCAACTTCTCCACGTTCAACGTGATCTTCGAGGTGGTCAG TGCTTATGGCAACGTGGGGCTGTCCACTGGCTACGCCTGCTCGAGGCTGCTGCCCGCGGCGGCGGAGGCGACCACCGCTTGCCATGACAAGCCGTACAGCTTCTCTGGGTGGTGGAGCGACCAGGGGAAGCTGCTCCTGGTTCTCCTCATGCTCTACGGGAGGCTCAAATGCTTTCACGGACAGCGACGCAGGGGGTGA